One Rubidibacter lacunae KORDI 51-2 genomic window, CGTCAGCAGGCACAGCGGGCGATCCGGGCAGGCGAGGTACGGGTAGATCGCGCTCTAGTCGATAAGCCCGGCACGGAAGTGGCGGTAGCAGCAGCAATCGAACTCCACCAGAAACCGCCTTATGTCTCGCGCGGTGGAGAGAAGCTGGCGAAGGCCCTCAATACTTTCGCGATCTCGCCCGACGATCGTGTCTGTCTTGACGGCGGCATCTCTACAGGTGGCTTTACCGATTGCTTGCTTCAGGCAGGGGCCAGGCGAGTTTACGGCATTGATGTCGGTTACGGGCAAGTTGCCTGGAGCTTGCGACAGGATCCTCGCGTCGTTCTTAAGGAACGCACGAACTTGCGCAATCTCCAGCCCAAGTCACTTTATTGCAACGGCGACCCGCGTCCGGATCTGGGCGTCGCAGATTTGTCCTTCATCTCGCTGACCAAGGTCTTGTCGCCAATATGGGCACTGCTGGTGCCGCCTCGTGAATTACTGGCATTGGTTAAGCCGCAGTTTGAGGTAGGCAAAGACCGTATTGGCAAAAAAGGCGTTGTTCGCGATCTAGGCGATCGCGCCCAGGCAATTTGGCAGGTGCTTGAAGCAGCTCGCGCTTGCGGTTGGCACGGGAGCGGGCTGACTCATTCACCTCTCACCGGTCCGGCAGGCAATATTGAATTCTTGTTACACCTTAAAACAACAGACCCAGAGCAACTTGGGAACTTTGATACTTTGCGTACAGTGGTCCTAGAGGCCGAAATGGACTTGAGACGATAGTGAGTTCGTTGCCGCTAGCGTATACGTTTAGAGCAAAGGCTCTTCCCGCAACACATCAGGTACCCAAGATTTACCTCAGCTCGGGTCTTCAACTTGCGTTTCCTTGGCGCGCTGAAGTTCTTCTCGAGAAATTGAACGTCGCCGTTCGCGAAGGGTTCTTGCAGGCCGATCTTCGGCTCCGCCAACGTGAGTTGTTCGCCGTCCCGAACCCACCAGCGTTCGCTTGCGTCCGGGATTCTCCTGAGGCTTCGTCCAAATCTGAATTTGCGGACCTGAGCTGGCTAAACGTACGATCATACCGTTGATAACTGGTGCTCGGCTAACGCGCTTGCCCTGAGTAAACGTTCCATTTGAGCCAACATTAACCAGCTCCCACTCCAAACCCTTGCGGCGCAACTCCACATGATGGCGTGAAACCACGGCGCTGAAGAGCGTTACCTCATTACGCCGCGACCGTCCGATGCGAATCAGGGGTTGAGGCTCGAACGTCCACGTCTGGACCGGTACGGACTGAAGCGGGTGCAACAAGGTCAAAGTGATCATAAAGGGTGCAACTCGCAAGGACTCGCCGGTCGGGTGTTGGTCTCGTTCTGCTTCAACAATGCCGCCCAAAGAGAAAGGGGATTGCCCTGACGTGCCGGACTCGGCAGCCCGACCATACCGTCAGTAGTGGGCGATGCCCCCGGACTGCCGACTCTGGGTAGATTTGAGGCAAAAACTAGCATTTCTGGAATACTCCTTATTGTTACCGATCGCCGACCCGCTTGTCCTGCACTTTCATGCAAAACACAGCTTATCTGCGATCGCAAACACAGGATTTTAAGCTCCAAAAAGAAATATGAAAAGAGCCGACAAAAGAATCCTCTGCTTGCCAAGTGAAGCAGAGGAAGAAACAGTGCAAAGTCAGCTAGCCCTCATCCACTTCCGTGGAGCCAACCGCGCGCAGACGCGAGTCTAGAGAATACCCGCGTTAGCCAAACCGAGGATCGCGCCAGCGCCAAGAATATGGCCGAAGCTGGTAACAGCAAGCAGCTCGGGCACGCCGAACTTCTCGAGGAGGGCGGGCTTAGGTCCCGGTAACTCCGGTCCGACGCCTTTTTGCTGGATAGCAAACCGGCCAATAGCAAAGGCTAAAAGGTTGCAAGCGATCATGACGATGGCAACCGAACTACTCCACTCAGCTGTATGAGAAACGGCCGCAGCAAGGATCGATAGTTGGGCAGTTAACACGAAGGGGTCTCCTCAAAAGTTGTTATGGTTTTGCTAACGCCCTAGATTCTATCGGCGTTGAACTTTGCAAACGTCAGTACGTTTAAAGAATTCACAATTGTCGTATAGATTTGCAACATTTGTTGCGGTGGACCTTGCGTGTCAAAATCTGTGGAATAACCCAACCCGAACAGGGGCGAGCGATTGCCGACCTCGGTGCGAGCGACCTCGGATTCATTTGCGTGCCCTCATCTCCCCGCTACGTGACGGTATCGCAGCTAGCCGCGATCGGTACCCAGTTGCCGGCTGGCGTCCGACGGGTGGGTGTGTTTGCCAACTCAACAGCTGACCAGATCTCTACAACGGTAAGGGCGGCGGGGTTGACTGCCGTGCAGCTCCACGGACGCGAATCCCCAGCTGACTGCCAGCATGTGCGCGCCTGCTTGCCAGACATCGAGCTGATCAAAGCGCTGCGGGTGCGATCGCCTCAGACGCTGGAGCAGGCCCAAACTTACGCAGGGGCGGCCGATACACTGCTGCTCGATGCCTATCATCCGCAACAACTCGGCGGTACGGGTCAGACGCTCGATTGGGAAACGCTTGCCCAATTTCGGTCGCCACTCTCGTGGTTGTTGGCAGGGGGTCTCAACCCCGACAACATTGCGGACGCCCTGCGCGCACTGTGCCCGGATGGGATCGACCTGTCGAGCGGCGTGGAGATCGAGCCGGGTATTAAGGACCTTAAGCGCGTAGAGTTGCTATTCGCACGGTTGCAAGCAGTGTCTGCCGAGCGCCCCCCATCCGTACCTTGTCGCGGTGCAATCGTTAAAGAGCAAATGATATCGCGGCGAGCACTGCCAACTTAACGCTCGATAAGGATCGCAGCGGGCAATACGAGAGTTGGAGCCGAGCTCAGGTTGGGGTTGCTCGACTGCGGAGTTCGGCCAGTAAGGCGGTGACGCGATCGCGAATTTCGTCGCGAACGCGCGGGAAAATCTCCGGCTGCTCGGCCGGATCGTCTAGCTGCCAGTCCGCGAAGACCGGGCGCGTCACCCAGGCGGGCGGTAAGTTGACTCCGCAGCCACACAACGAAATAACTGCATAGAAGTCCTCAGCTTGAAAGTCACCAAGCGCTTTGGAACGCTGGTGGCTGATATCGATACCCACCTCTTTCATGGCCGCGATCGCCTCGGGGCGGACTTGGCTGGCTTCCAATCCCGAGCTCGCGATCCCGAACTCGCCGTCGGACAGCGCGTTGGCAAATCCCTCTGCCATTTGCGATCGCGCCGAATTTTTCTTGCACACGAACATCACGCGCTGCATTGAATTTCTCCCGCTTTTCCGTCTGTTTTTCCCAAAACAACTATCGCGTTGCAACTTTTGAAGCTACTGTAAAGGATGCGCGCAACGCGGGTCGCGCAACGTGGCGCGATCTGGATCGCGAGGGAACCATGCTGCCGTTCGCTTGCATACTTCAACAAGCATTAACATTACCGGCACTTCGATCAAAACGCCGACAACAGTTGCTAACGCTGCACCTGAGTTCAGCCCGAAAAGAACGACAGCCGTTGCAATGGCAACCTCGAAATGGTTGCTCGCTCCAATCAACGCCGCTGGGGCAGCATCTTCGTAGGTCAGGCCGAGCTTCTGAGCGGCAACGTAGGTAATGAGGAAGATGAAATTGGTTTGCAGAAACAGAGGGACTGCAATTAGCAAAATGTGGAGGGGGCTGCGGACAATCACTTCACCCTTCAATGCGAACAAGAGCACTAACGTAGTCAGCAATGCAACGACAGCAACCGGACCCAGGCGCTTGAGAAATTGGTTCTCAAACCAGTCCCGGCCTTTATTACGGAGGATCCAATGACGGCTATAGACCCCTGCCAACAGCGGTAGACCGACGTAAATCAGCACCGACAGTACAATTGTCTCCCACGGCACGGTCAAATTGTTGGCTGCCAGCAACCAGCGTCCAAGCGGTGCGTAGAGAAACAACATTGCCAGGGAGTTGATTGCAACCATAACCAAGGTGTGTCCTTGATTGCTGTAAGACAAATATCCCCACATCAAGACCATTGCCGTACAGGGGGCAATTCCAAGCAAGATTGCCCCAGCGATGTACGAATTTGCAATTACAACTTCAGTACCGCGAATGAGTTCCGTGCCCGTCAGTAGCGGGCGAAACAACCATCCGATAAAAAACTGTGCAAAGGCAACCATCGTAAATGGCTTGATCAGCCAATTTACAACAAGTGTTAGTATTACAGGCTTGGGCGCGTGCGCTGCTTGCCTTGCTTGTCCGAAATCGATCTTAACCATGATGGGATACATCATGAAAAACAAGCAGATCGCGATCGGAATCGACACTTGATAAATGCTGATTTGGTCTAGCGCGATCGCTACAGCTGGAAACAAACGCCCCAGACCAATTCCGACAAATATGCATAGCACTACCCAAACCGTGAGATAGCGCTCGAAGAAATTCAGACGGCTGCCGGCCTTTAAGACTGGCGAGCTCGTTTCTGATGTATTTACACTCAAGATTCCTTCACTCCATGAATCGATCGGACTAAAACTCTGCACGTCTTCGTTGCAATTCGGGAATGGTCAAATCGAACTGTGACCGACCCCCAAAGACCGTCCCTACTTCGTTGTTGTGAAAAGTGACTTCGTTGATATGGTACGACTCATCGGTTAAGGCAATGTAGCCCACCGTAGGGATAACGAAGGAAGCATTTTCCATGTAAAACTTCACGAATTCCCTTAGAGAGGGATTGTTCTGAGCTGATTCGGCATTGACGTAGATAAACAGCGGGCGGGCCAAGGGGCGATATTGTGCTGCATGAACCGTTTCGGGGGACGGCAAGATCGGTCCGCTACCGTTGTCGATCGCAATGGCTTTGAGTCCGTCCGAATTCGCTTCGTAGTAAGCCATGCCAAAGTAGCCGAGTGCATTTGGATCTTGACTGACGCCCTGTACGAGGATTTCATCATCTTCGGCCGCTAAGTAGTCATCTCGGCTTGCCCCCGCAGTGCCAACGATCGCCTCAGTGAAGTAGTCGAAAGTTCCAGAATCTCGTCCCGGTGCGTAAAGGTTTAGGGGGCGATCGGGATACTCAACGCTCACTTGGTTCCAGCGTTTAACCGTCCCTTTGGCTGCGGGTTCCCAAATCGCCTTCAACTCTCGTACGGTAATGCTGTCGAGCCAATCGTTTTTCACGTTAGCCACCACTGTTAGCGCATCAAAAGCAATTGGCAGCTCGATGTATGCAATACCTGCTTCGCGGCACGCATCCATTTCTTCCACAGAAATTGGGCGCGAGGCGTTGCTGATGTCAGTGTTGCCAGCGCAAAACTGCTCGAACCCACCTCCCGTGCCGGAAACATTGACAGCGATCGCGGTAGAGATTCGATCGTCGACTAGAAATGCATCGACAACAGCTTGGGTAATAGGATGAACGGTGCTCGATCCGTCAATGCGAATACTTGCTCTCTCGGGTTCGTCGGGCGCGCAGGCAGTTAAGGCAAGTGCAGCCCCCAGAACAGCAGCAATCGTACTAACAAATGTAGATGTGTCGGCATAACGACCGTTCATTTAAATGCTCTCCCTCAATGGCAACAAGTTAAATTAAGGCATCCAACAGCCGCCAATGCAGACCCAGTGTTGGTTGTTTTCGCTACAAGGATTGACTATTTTTTGCTTGTAGTAAGGTGCAGGGGTAGCTCTTGCGGTTGATGAAGAAGTTGGGGAGCTGCTTCCAAAACGACCCGTCTTGCAATGACAGCCAATTGGGACTTCCATTTTGAAGATCGTACCGAACCACTATGTCCTCGCAATATTTTGTCTTTGCCATATTTATGATGTCGGTTGATGTCAGCTCGAGCCACAAATAATGGCGGTCGAGCACTGGTTTCGAGTCAGAGCTTAAACGAACTCTAGCTTTCAACAACACGAGCGACTGCGATGCAAGCCCGGATTGCTGACAAACGCAGTCACTACCGTCCGAAACCGCTCGATCGCCGCGGGATCGACACAGTAGCAGACGCGCGGACCGTCGACTTCACCTCGAATGAGCCCGACTTGCTTGAGTACCCGCAAGTGCTCGGACACCGTGGATTGGGCGAGTCCGACAACCTGCACGACATCGCCACAGATACAAGGGCTTCCCATTAACAAGCGTAGAATTTGCACCCGGGCTGGATGTCCCAGCGCTTTACATAGCTCAGCCAGTTCCTTATCGGTCGCAACGTCGGTTGCGCGCTCGACAGCTCTTTCCTCGGGATAACCATCGATGGCAGCGTGTGCGGCAGTTGCGTGGGATAAAATCACAAGCTTCATCGTTAATCGACGATTATAGATTACCATGCGCGACGGGCATAGCGTCAAGGACGGCACCGCCGCTGCCTGCAAAACGGCAAGAAACTGCCACAATAGCGATCGAGCCGCATGCGGCGGACGTTTGGCAGGGGGAGATCGCGCGATCGCCTGCGCAGGTCGCCTCCTCTGAGAGTTCGCGAACGATTCCCCAACGCC contains:
- the arsB gene encoding ACR3 family arsenite efflux transporter — encoded protein: MSVNTSETSSPVLKAGSRLNFFERYLTVWVVLCIFVGIGLGRLFPAVAIALDQISIYQVSIPIAICLFFMMYPIMVKIDFGQARQAAHAPKPVILTLVVNWLIKPFTMVAFAQFFIGWLFRPLLTGTELIRGTEVVIANSYIAGAILLGIAPCTAMVLMWGYLSYSNQGHTLVMVAINSLAMLFLYAPLGRWLLAANNLTVPWETIVLSVLIYVGLPLLAGVYSRHWILRNKGRDWFENQFLKRLGPVAVVALLTTLVLLFALKGEVIVRSPLHILLIAVPLFLQTNFIFLITYVAAQKLGLTYEDAAPAALIGASNHFEVAIATAVVLFGLNSGAALATVVGVLIEVPVMLMLVEVCKRTAAWFPRDPDRATLRDPRCAHPLQ
- the arsC gene encoding arsenate reductase, glutathione/glutaredoxin type yields the protein MQRVMFVCKKNSARSQMAEGFANALSDGEFGIASSGLEASQVRPEAIAAMKEVGIDISHQRSKALGDFQAEDFYAVISLCGCGVNLPPAWVTRPVFADWQLDDPAEQPEIFPRVRDEIRDRVTALLAELRSRATPT
- a CDS encoding phosphoribosylanthranilate isomerase gives rise to the protein MRVKICGITQPEQGRAIADLGASDLGFICVPSSPRYVTVSQLAAIGTQLPAGVRRVGVFANSTADQISTTVRAAGLTAVQLHGRESPADCQHVRACLPDIELIKALRVRSPQTLEQAQTYAGAADTLLLDAYHPQQLGGTGQTLDWETLAQFRSPLSWLLAGGLNPDNIADALRALCPDGIDLSSGVEIEPGIKDLKRVELLFARLQAVSAERPPSVPCRGAIVKEQMISRRALPT
- a CDS encoding ArsR/SmtB family transcription factor; the encoded protein is MILSHATAAHAAIDGYPEERAVERATDVATDKELAELCKALGHPARVQILRLLMGSPCICGDVVQVVGLAQSTVSEHLRVLKQVGLIRGEVDGPRVCYCVDPAAIERFRTVVTAFVSNPGLHRSRSCC
- a CDS encoding FHA domain-containing protein, which codes for MITLTLLHPLQSVPVQTWTFEPQPLIRIGRSRRNEVTLFSAVVSRHHVELRRKGLEWELVNVGSNGTFTQGKRVSRAPVINGMIVRLASSGPQIQIWTKPQENPGRKRTLVGSGRRTTHVGGAEDRPARTLRERRRSISREELQRAKETQVEDPS
- a CDS encoding TlyA family RNA methyltransferase codes for the protein MKQRLDVLLVERGLCASRQQAQRAIRAGEVRVDRALVDKPGTEVAVAAAIELHQKPPYVSRGGEKLAKALNTFAISPDDRVCLDGGISTGGFTDCLLQAGARRVYGIDVGYGQVAWSLRQDPRVVLKERTNLRNLQPKSLYCNGDPRPDLGVADLSFISLTKVLSPIWALLVPPRELLALVKPQFEVGKDRIGKKGVVRDLGDRAQAIWQVLEAARACGWHGSGLTHSPLTGPAGNIEFLLHLKTTDPEQLGNFDTLRTVVLEAEMDLRR
- the psaK gene encoding photosystem I reaction center subunit PsaK, translating into MLTAQLSILAAAVSHTAEWSSSVAIVMIACNLLAFAIGRFAIQQKGVGPELPGPKPALLEKFGVPELLAVTSFGHILGAGAILGLANAGIL
- a CDS encoding PstS family phosphate ABC transporter substrate-binding protein; amino-acid sequence: MNGRYADTSTFVSTIAAVLGAALALTACAPDEPERASIRIDGSSTVHPITQAVVDAFLVDDRISTAIAVNVSGTGGGFEQFCAGNTDISNASRPISVEEMDACREAGIAYIELPIAFDALTVVANVKNDWLDSITVRELKAIWEPAAKGTVKRWNQVSVEYPDRPLNLYAPGRDSGTFDYFTEAIVGTAGASRDDYLAAEDDEILVQGVSQDPNALGYFGMAYYEANSDGLKAIAIDNGSGPILPSPETVHAAQYRPLARPLFIYVNAESAQNNPSLREFVKFYMENASFVIPTVGYIALTDESYHINEVTFHNNEVGTVFGGRSQFDLTIPELQRRRAEF